TAGAAGATTTTGAAGATTTAACGAATCAATTAGAACAACAATTAATCAAGGATTGTCAACGAGTTCATTATAAAAAAGAAGTAATGATTGATGAGCTGTGGCAGCGCGAGCAGAAGCAATTAATTAAATTACCAGAAAAACCGTATCCGGTATTTAAGCAGTTTTTAATCATGTTTAATAAATATAATGAATTCAAACTTAATGGGCATTTGATTCATGTGCCAAGAGCAAGGAACTACGTCCAGCTTTCTTGTGTGACCTACTGGGATTCGTATAAAGTCATCACAAATGACGGAGAAATTTTATTATCTGATGCTCGCCCATATATGAGAAAACGTCGTTTTATTCCATGAAAGGAAATCTTAAAAGATTGGTTGAAAAAACCACGTGTTGTCGGCCATTCCCATTACTCAATCTATCTGCCAACGCACATTAAAGAGTATTTAACAGTACCTTCATTTGCGTTAAGAAAACAAAGGATTAATGAATTACTAGCATTTTTACTTACACATGATATGAATGATATTGATCAAAATTTTTATAACTATATTGGCAGTGAGGCTGAAGAAGCTGAACATCCTTACGTTGTTAAGTGGACAGAATATGATGCCTTATCCCCAAAAGGGACGGAGGTGTTGAAACATGAATGAAGATATTTTAACACTCTGTAAGCAATTGAGATTAGCATATGTAGCAGAAGTAATTAAAGAAGTGCTTTTACTGAGCCGGAAGAATATCTGTATCAAGTTTTATTAAAAGAGCAGCTTGGCAGAGAACAAGCAAAAATAGCACGTAACTTGAAACAAGCTCGTTTCATTGATACAAAAACACTAGAAAGCTACCAGTGGCATAAAGATTTGTTTGCCTAGCCATTTAACGAAAGATGAGTTAAATGGCTAGATTTTATTCGAAGTAAAGAGAACGTCATTTTAGTTGGCGCATCTGGAACAGGTAAAACACATTTAGCTTCTGCCTTCGGTAAAGAAGGAGCAGAATTACTGTTTCAAATTATTTCAGAATTCTATGAACAAAAGAGCTTAATTATCACTTCTAATTTAGAATTTAGTTAGCCATCTACTTCAATCATCATTTTTATCACGACCAGTTGCTAGCCAGTCCGTCAGCTTAAAATTTACGCTTCACGCACATAGATTTCTTCCATCGTATCATAGCCAGTACCATCAAGAAAATGCAGTCGTTCAATCTGTAGTCGTTCACACACCGTATATAAAAACCAAAGCCACTGCTCGTCATTTTCCTTTATCGCCTGCTTACAACCCGCCTCAATAAATAGCACAACGACTTCCTTTTCAAGCTTTTTAAAATAATCAACCGCTTCATTCGCCCCCGGCCAATTCATATCTTGAAACAATTCCACCATTTTTGGAAAGGCTGCAATATTATACGGATAGCCAATTGCTGCTACGACCTTCATACAATTTTGCCAGTGTGGTTTGCTCGATAAGGCAAATAGTTGCCCCAAATCGTTTATCGGTGCGTTTTCGATTAAATAGTCGATTGCCTGCTGCTTTGTTTCCTCAGGCAAATGCCAATGTAACTCGTGGACATAATAGTTTAGTTCATCTTTATTCATTTCAAAAGCCCCTCATATTCAGGATGCCCATGCTGCCGACAGCCAAAGAGTTGGCAACCACCGTCTGGATACAGTTCAAAGTCAAATGAAGGTACAAACCCTTGCTCAAGTCGCTCTATTAATGTTTCTAGTTCTTTAAGCTGTACCTGATGTTCAAGTAAGCGTTCAGCTCGGTCGATTTCTGACCAATGCTCGTCAAGCTCTGTTTGCTCTTCGTCCACTATCTCTTCTTTTTTCTTATCAATCGCTTGTTGTACAACTTGCTGGCAAGCGTCCTTATAACCTAATTGCCAAAGCGTGTACGCATAGCGACTGACGATATAGGGCGACACAAAATACTGTTGCCACTCTTTTTCAAACTGCTCACGCGCCTTTGCAAAACAGCCAAGCTCGACATACACATCTGCGATTTCAATGGCACCCGTGTAATCGTCTGCCTCCTCGTTCCAATAATCGAGCAGTACCTTTGCCTTGGCTGTTTGTCCTGCATGCATCCAACTCACCACTTCATTTAGCTGCGTCAAGCCTGAGTCGCCTTCACAACGTGAAAAAGCTTGCGCTGCTTGCTCGTATTCACCTACATAAAAATGCACCAGTGCCATATTGTGCTGTGCGATTTCTGATTCTTTAAATTGAAGAGCCTGCTGTAAATACATTTTTGCTTCCTCAAACTTTTGTAGATGAATCGCAATTTCACCGAGCATCAAATATGGAAAATCTGACTGAGGCTGTAATGGTAGCACTTGCTGCAAAACATTCCACGCACGCTTTCGGTCTTCTTCCTCCCGCAGTTTTTGCTCAATCATCTTTAACTTTCGTTTTTTACCCCGTACCTTTTTCATGTGTATCCCCTTTATTCAAACAGGCTTAAACGTTCACCAGATCCTGCAACGAGTAGTATTTTATCGTCTTCTACGCTCACTTGTAACTGCCAGCTTTCGATTTGTCCATAAG
The DNA window shown above is from Solibacillus isronensis and carries:
- a CDS encoding ATP-binding protein, which produces MLVGASGTGKTHLASAFGKEGAELLFQIISEFYEQKSLIITSNLEFS
- a CDS encoding tetratricopeptide repeat protein, which codes for MKKVRGKKRKLKMIEQKLREEEDRKRAWNVLQQVLPLQPQSDFPYLMLGEIAIHLQKFEEAKMYLQQALQFKESEIAQHNMALVHFYVGEYEQAAQAFSRCEGDSGLTQLNEVVSWMHAGQTAKAKVLLDYWNEEADDYTGAIEIADVYVELGCFAKAREQFEKEWQQYFVSPYIVSRYAYTLWQLGYKDACQQVVQQAIDKKKEEIVDEEQTELDEHWSEIDRAERLLEHQVQLKELETLIERLEQGFVPSFDFELYPDGGCQLFGCRQHGHPEYEGLLK